One window of the Thamnophis elegans isolate rThaEle1 chromosome 6, rThaEle1.pri, whole genome shotgun sequence genome contains the following:
- the MED10 gene encoding mediator of RNA polymerase II transcription subunit 10: protein MAEKFDSLEEHLEKFVENIRQLGIIVSDFQPSSQAGLSQKLNFMVTGLQDIDKCRQQLHDITVPLEVFEYIDQGRNPQLYTKECLERALAKNEQVKGKIDTMKKFKSLLIQELTKVFPEDMAKYKAIRSEDPSP from the exons ATGGCGGAGAAGTTCGACTCCCTGGAGGAGCACTTGGAAAAGTTCGTGGAAAACATCCGGCAGCTGGGCATCATTGTCAGCGACTTCCAGCCTAGCAGCCAAGCGGGACTCAGCCAGAAATT GAATTTTATGGTTACAGGCTTGCAAGATATTGACAAGTGTCGACAGCAGCTTCATGATATCACTGTGCCTTTGGAAGTCTTTGA ATACATAGATCAAGGTCGTAATCCCCAATTATATACTAAAGAATGCTTGGAAAGAGCTCTAGCCAAAAATGAACAAGTGAAAGGTAAAATTGATACTATGAAG AAATTCAAAAGCCTATTGATTCAGGAACTGACTAAAGTGTTCCCAGAGGACATGGCTAAGTACAAAGCTATTCGGAGTGAAGATCCTTCTCCATAA